From Sporosarcina sp. Marseille-Q4943, the proteins below share one genomic window:
- a CDS encoding S66 peptidase family protein — protein sequence MFTRLKPGDTIGIFTPSSPATVTAKQRYERGKRYLLEKGFQIKEGSLTGKKDFYRSGTPRERAEELNRLLRDPDVKLIMSTIGGTNSNSMLPYIDYEAFKRNPKIVVGYSDATAVLLALYAKTGIPVFYGPALIPSFGEFPPLVHDTYEYFSNLFITDTPLPYSAPLPEKWSDEASNWLEKTKEKTLYDNQWISVNSGVAEGRLIGGNVNAMYGFIGTEYFPDIQESDILLIEDCAKTTSIVEKNFAMLKLHGVFDKVGAILLGKHEQYDDMGTGRLPYEVLLEQLDGLTIPIIADFDCAHTHPMHAMPIGRNVRVDAHNLNVSLIERWI from the coding sequence ATGTTTACTAGATTAAAACCCGGAGATACAATAGGCATTTTCACTCCATCGTCTCCAGCGACCGTGACTGCTAAACAACGTTATGAACGAGGAAAGCGCTATTTACTGGAGAAAGGCTTTCAGATTAAAGAAGGAAGTTTAACGGGCAAGAAGGATTTTTATCGATCGGGCACACCTCGAGAAAGAGCGGAAGAGCTAAATAGGTTGCTGCGCGATCCTGATGTGAAACTGATTATGTCGACAATCGGGGGCACGAATTCAAATAGTATGTTGCCTTATATTGACTATGAAGCTTTCAAAAGGAATCCTAAGATTGTTGTCGGCTATTCTGATGCCACTGCAGTGTTACTGGCGTTGTATGCTAAAACAGGCATTCCGGTATTTTACGGACCCGCTTTAATCCCATCCTTTGGGGAGTTCCCTCCTTTGGTTCATGATACATACGAATACTTTTCGAATTTATTTATTACTGATACGCCTTTGCCTTATTCCGCGCCGTTACCGGAAAAGTGGTCTGATGAAGCTTCAAACTGGTTAGAAAAAACGAAAGAGAAAACGTTATACGATAATCAATGGATTTCCGTTAATAGCGGGGTTGCGGAAGGGCGGTTAATAGGCGGGAACGTCAATGCTATGTATGGTTTTATCGGCACGGAGTACTTTCCGGACATTCAAGAAAGTGACATCCTGTTAATTGAGGATTGTGCGAAAACTACTTCAATCGTTGAAAAGAACTTCGCTATGTTGAAGTTACACGGCGTCTTCGACAAAGTGGGTGCCATCTTGTTAGGGAAGCATGAGCAGTATGATGACATGGGAACAGGCAGGCTCCCGTATGAAGTGCTGTTAGAACAATTGGATGGGCTTACGATTCCGATCATCGCTGATTTTGATTGTGCACATACGCACCCAATGCATGCCATGCCAATTGGGCGAAATGTACGGGTGGATGCTCATAATCTGAACGTGTCTTTGATTGAGAGATGGATTTAA
- a CDS encoding VOC family protein: MKIIVTSIFVEDQDKALAFYTETLGFVKKHDVPAGAYRWITVVSSDAQDGTELLLEPNNHPAAQEYQKKLFADGIPATMFGVEDIQKEYERLVERGVTFTMKPTKAGEVTIAVFDDTCGNLIQIIQQ; encoded by the coding sequence ATGAAAATCATTGTTACGAGCATTTTCGTAGAAGATCAGGACAAAGCATTGGCATTTTATACGGAAACGTTGGGCTTTGTGAAAAAGCACGACGTTCCCGCAGGGGCATATCGATGGATAACAGTTGTTTCCTCAGATGCTCAAGACGGTACCGAACTTTTACTCGAACCGAACAACCATCCGGCCGCGCAGGAGTATCAAAAGAAACTATTTGCCGATGGCATCCCGGCGACAATGTTCGGTGTTGAGGATATTCAGAAAGAGTACGAGCGGTTAGTGGAACGAGGCGTGACGTTTACGATGAAGCCGACAAAAGCAGGCGAAGTGACAATAGCCGTTTTCGACGATACGTGCGGCAACTTGATTCAGATTATACAGCAGTAA
- a CDS encoding bifunctional 2-polyprenyl-6-hydroxyphenol methylase/3-demethylubiquinol 3-O-methyltransferase UbiG: MTTDQWVIPFYQKQFKWLRDAEAEMANYLQIEANNIEEQIGIEFNSMLDIGAGIGSIARALDARGIAMTTLELVPDLVEAARRRSPKSIDIHLGDFYTYTFPKQFDVVSYFDGFGIGTDEDQLNLLKRMKSWVKDDGSLLIDIYHPNYWRTIAAGQKMKIDDAERIYSFDEEHCRMIDSWWHNEHPEEIVTQSLRCYTVDEASSMCEKAGLTITGIFPGGAMDFDNWTYKETAPLSGCLSYRIKLTKTI; the protein is encoded by the coding sequence ATGACAACAGACCAATGGGTCATTCCCTTTTATCAAAAACAATTCAAATGGTTACGCGACGCGGAAGCGGAAATGGCAAACTACTTGCAAATAGAAGCCAATAATATCGAAGAACAGATCGGTATCGAATTTAATTCGATGCTCGATATCGGGGCGGGCATCGGCAGTATAGCTCGAGCTTTAGACGCACGCGGCATCGCCATGACAACGTTAGAGCTTGTACCTGACTTGGTGGAGGCAGCCAGACGGCGTTCACCGAAATCAATCGACATCCACTTGGGCGATTTCTACACATACACATTTCCAAAGCAATTCGACGTCGTCAGCTATTTTGACGGCTTCGGAATTGGGACGGATGAAGACCAACTAAACCTTCTGAAGCGCATGAAAAGCTGGGTAAAAGATGACGGCTCGCTGCTCATCGACATTTACCACCCGAATTACTGGCGCACCATTGCAGCCGGGCAAAAAATGAAAATTGACGATGCGGAAAGAATCTATTCCTTTGACGAAGAGCACTGTCGAATGATCGATAGCTGGTGGCACAACGAACACCCGGAAGAAATCGTCACGCAATCACTGCGGTGTTATACAGTCGATGAAGCAAGTTCAATGTGCGAAAAAGCCGGATTGACAATTACCGGCATCTTTCCAGGCGGAGCAATGGATTTTGACAATTGGACATACAAGGAGACCGCTCCGTTGTCCGGTTGCCTTTCGTATCGGATCAAGTTGACAAAGACCATCTAA
- a CDS encoding amino acid ABC transporter permease: MDATIIIDSLPALLKAALMTIFLAVLSILFALIIGFLTALIRIVKIKVLYQIASAYVSIIRGTPLLVQIFVIYYGLPQIGISLDPISSGILALSLNAGAYLSESFRASILAVDKGQMEASLSMGMTYWQALRRIILPQSLRIAIPTLSNSFIVLIKDTSLVSVITVTELLQMSSLVIAKTFEPLTIYLIAAAIYWVIITFFTTLLDKLEVRSSKHLVR; encoded by the coding sequence ATGGATGCCACAATCATAATCGATTCATTGCCGGCCCTTTTAAAAGCAGCTCTTATGACAATTTTTCTTGCTGTCCTTTCAATTCTGTTTGCCTTAATCATCGGCTTTTTAACAGCTTTGATTAGAATAGTCAAAATCAAGGTGTTGTATCAAATTGCGAGTGCCTATGTCTCCATTATCCGAGGAACACCTTTACTGGTCCAGATATTCGTTATCTACTACGGTCTACCTCAAATAGGAATTTCATTAGATCCAATATCTTCTGGAATCTTGGCATTAAGTTTAAATGCAGGGGCATATTTGTCGGAATCTTTCCGGGCATCCATACTTGCCGTCGATAAAGGACAGATGGAAGCCTCCTTGTCTATGGGAATGACATACTGGCAAGCCCTAAGAAGAATCATATTGCCCCAAAGTCTTCGAATTGCAATACCGACGTTATCCAACTCATTTATTGTGTTGATTAAAGACACCTCGCTTGTGTCTGTCATCACAGTCACGGAACTGCTTCAAATGTCAAGCCTTGTCATTGCCAAAACGTTTGAACCTTTAACCATCTATCTGATAGCAGCAGCTATATATTGGGTTATCATCACTTTCTTCACCACTCTATTAGATAAGTTGGAGGTTAGGAGTTCAAAACATCTAGTACGCTAA
- a CDS encoding DUF1259 domain-containing protein — MGCENSLCQEFARILGGIGSLDANGVCLVQKFRDIDFTILDRETKSPLVNPQFFTFEGLDDEGNALNLGETVLLEEEINPLLTELRRRNIIVTAVHNHWLFDEPRAMYMHFESIEPPLQFARKVRAAFRVLEEE, encoded by the coding sequence ATGGGTTGTGAAAATTCACTTTGTCAAGAGTTCGCTAGAATACTCGGAGGAATTGGAAGTTTAGATGCAAATGGAGTTTGCCTCGTACAAAAATTCCGCGACATCGACTTTACGATTCTAGACCGTGAAACAAAATCTCCATTAGTGAATCCTCAATTTTTCACTTTTGAAGGTTTAGATGATGAAGGAAATGCGTTGAATTTAGGGGAAACCGTTCTATTAGAAGAGGAAATCAACCCCCTCCTAACAGAACTGCGAAGACGAAATATTATTGTGACTGCAGTTCATAATCACTGGTTATTTGATGAACCTCGGGCAATGTACATGCATTTCGAATCAATCGAGCCACCGCTCCAATTTGCTAGAAAAGTAAGAGCAGCATTTAGAGTGTTGGAAGAGGAATAA
- a CDS encoding GGDEF domain-containing protein has product MDEQLNYAPCGYFVLNAEWEIIEMNQTLKDALGLEKMPTYMQELLTVPSRIYFETYFLPAISIHKKVREMYLNFKLNNQTFPVLINVNERNGLYEGIIVQMRTRDEYENQLMMAKKNAERIQKETDIANEKLLALLQDVEEKQQQLKEMNEELQVLAARDELTGLFNRRTFRKDLAYAIEEARENGGPSISLIIFDIDYFKKVNDLYGHALGDSVLMELARKMESIIQPPDVVARIGGEEFAVILHETDMHEAVNKAEQLRKFIAESEWESIAITISVGIAHLQDGDTSNILFTRADDALYESKRNGRNQVTSR; this is encoded by the coding sequence ATGGATGAACAATTGAACTATGCACCTTGCGGATACTTTGTCCTGAATGCCGAGTGGGAAATTATTGAGATGAATCAAACATTGAAAGATGCGTTAGGGCTTGAAAAAATGCCTACTTATATGCAGGAGCTGCTGACGGTCCCTTCCCGCATCTACTTTGAGACGTATTTCCTCCCCGCCATTTCGATTCATAAAAAGGTGCGGGAAATGTATTTGAACTTCAAGCTGAATAATCAAACCTTCCCCGTCCTAATCAATGTCAACGAGCGGAATGGCCTCTATGAAGGGATCATTGTCCAAATGAGGACGCGCGATGAATACGAAAACCAGCTGATGATGGCGAAAAAGAACGCCGAGCGCATTCAAAAAGAAACGGACATCGCTAACGAGAAACTGCTCGCCCTCTTGCAGGATGTAGAAGAGAAGCAACAGCAGCTGAAAGAAATGAATGAAGAACTCCAAGTGCTTGCCGCTCGTGATGAATTGACTGGCTTGTTCAATCGGAGGACGTTCCGGAAGGACTTGGCATATGCGATCGAGGAAGCACGCGAAAACGGGGGGCCGTCTATTTCATTGATCATTTTCGATATCGACTACTTCAAGAAAGTGAACGATTTATACGGCCATGCCCTCGGGGATAGCGTACTGATGGAGCTTGCAAGAAAAATGGAGAGCATTATTCAACCGCCCGATGTAGTCGCTAGAATCGGCGGCGAGGAATTCGCAGTCATCCTTCATGAAACGGATATGCATGAAGCGGTCAACAAAGCCGAACAGTTGCGCAAATTCATAGCCGAATCCGAGTGGGAAAGCATCGCCATTACAATTTCTGTCGGAATCGCCCATCTTCAAGATGGCGACACATCTAACATCCTATTCACGAGAGCGGACGATGCGTTGTACGAATCCAAACGCAATGGTCGGAATCAAGTGACGAGCAGGTAG
- a CDS encoding DUF4362 domain-containing protein, translating to MPKKLYFLLLLALVFLAACSYDSEKAVKNGDVINMNGPVFNFDRFEQFLDSVEADDAASVRITNYTHEGNPTLYNVTFDGSVFGLEIDRSKNKERGDKPAKEDMSCTELVAEEGQQLFIYKLEGCEHESSIDSFLLLNILKVQLEDDAHE from the coding sequence ATGCCGAAAAAGTTGTATTTCCTATTGTTGCTCGCGTTAGTCTTTTTAGCCGCTTGTTCGTACGATAGTGAAAAAGCGGTGAAAAACGGGGATGTTATCAACATGAATGGGCCCGTTTTCAATTTTGACCGATTTGAACAATTTCTGGACAGCGTTGAAGCGGATGATGCAGCCTCCGTCCGGATTACCAATTATACGCACGAAGGAAATCCGACGTTGTACAATGTAACGTTCGATGGGTCGGTATTCGGTTTGGAAATCGATCGGTCGAAAAATAAGGAGAGGGGAGACAAGCCCGCCAAGGAGGACATGTCCTGCACAGAGCTCGTGGCAGAGGAGGGGCAGCAATTGTTCATCTATAAGCTGGAAGGGTGCGAGCACGAGTCCTCTATCGATAGTTTTCTTCTTTTAAACATCTTGAAAGTGCAATTAGAAGACGATGCGCATGAATGA
- a CDS encoding glycosyl hydrolase family 18 protein — MQIHVVRQGDSLWEIARTYGVTIDAIVSANQLEDPNALVIGQALVIPTVSRSTAPKPVIDVNAYTLNTGETGAREIQEVGRYLTYWMPFVYSVKEDGSLTTLDDTEMLRSAAAERIVPIIAITNFSATEPGSVLAHTILSSRELQEKVIANVLGVMKEKGYQGLNIDFENVYPSDRENYNQFLQLAVDRLHPQGYSVSSALAPKTSSEQKGLLVEAHDYEAHGRIVDFVVLMTYEWGYRKGPAQAISPINKIKEVLDYAVTVIPRDKIFFGFQIYARDWTLPFVRGSEAETFSQQEAVRRAIQHQVAIQYDTKTQSPFFRYADEQGRTHEVWFEDARSAQAKFDMVKDYNLRGISYWVLGYPFPQNWLLLGDNFTIRKRV; from the coding sequence TTGCAAATTCATGTCGTTAGACAGGGAGATTCCTTGTGGGAAATTGCCCGCACATATGGTGTGACAATTGATGCGATTGTATCAGCGAACCAATTGGAAGACCCGAATGCATTAGTAATTGGTCAGGCTCTCGTCATTCCGACCGTATCTCGATCAACCGCACCAAAGCCGGTCATTGATGTGAATGCCTATACACTGAATACTGGAGAAACAGGCGCGAGGGAAATCCAAGAAGTCGGCCGTTACTTGACGTATTGGATGCCATTTGTGTACAGCGTGAAAGAAGATGGGAGTTTAACGACTCTCGATGACACGGAAATGCTTAGATCCGCTGCGGCCGAACGAATCGTCCCCATCATAGCTATTACAAATTTCAGTGCTACAGAACCCGGATCTGTACTTGCACATACGATTCTTTCAAGTCGTGAACTTCAGGAAAAGGTCATCGCGAATGTACTCGGTGTGATGAAAGAGAAAGGTTATCAAGGGTTGAACATCGATTTTGAAAACGTGTATCCTTCCGACCGGGAGAACTACAATCAATTTTTGCAACTAGCGGTCGATCGGTTACATCCTCAAGGATATTCCGTATCATCCGCTCTTGCGCCCAAAACGAGTAGTGAGCAAAAAGGATTGCTAGTGGAAGCACATGATTATGAAGCGCACGGTAGAATCGTCGATTTTGTCGTCTTGATGACCTATGAATGGGGTTATCGAAAAGGACCCGCTCAAGCGATTTCACCCATTAATAAGATAAAAGAGGTTCTCGACTATGCTGTCACGGTCATTCCAAGAGACAAGATCTTTTTCGGCTTTCAAATTTATGCACGTGACTGGACGCTTCCTTTCGTTCGGGGATCGGAAGCTGAAACATTCAGCCAGCAAGAAGCGGTCCGTCGAGCCATTCAACATCAAGTCGCCATTCAATATGATACGAAAACTCAATCTCCGTTCTTCCGCTACGCCGATGAACAAGGACGCACCCATGAAGTTTGGTTTGAAGATGCCCGCAGTGCACAAGCGAAGTTTGACATGGTAAAAGATTATAACCTCAGAGGCATCAGTTACTGGGTACTCGGCTATCCTTTCCCGCAAAACTGGCTATTGCTTGGAGACAATTTTACGATACGGAAAAGAGTTTGA
- a CDS encoding amino acid ABC transporter ATP-binding protein: protein MGVIQVNNLKKRFGQNDVLCGIDLTVNKSEVVVIMGPSGSGKSTFLRCLTFLEEPCEGVIRLGSHEIDARARRDRKHKKTIRELRKSTGFVFQSFNLFPHKTALENVMEGPMIIQGKSNTESRELALELLTKVGLGDRTNHYPSQLSGGQQQRVAIARSLSMNPTVMLYDEPTSALDPELVREVLMVIKDLAEEGMTMVIVTHEMNFAKEVADRVVFMDGGLIVEQGTSEEIFNRPKEERTKRFLTKVG from the coding sequence ATGGGTGTTATCCAGGTAAACAATTTAAAAAAGCGGTTCGGACAGAATGATGTTCTTTGCGGAATAGATTTAACTGTGAACAAGAGTGAAGTGGTCGTTATCATGGGCCCAAGCGGTTCTGGAAAGTCAACGTTTTTACGTTGTCTAACATTCTTGGAAGAGCCTTGTGAAGGTGTTATCAGACTGGGAAGTCACGAAATTGATGCAAGAGCAAGGCGAGATCGTAAACACAAAAAAACAATTCGTGAATTGCGAAAATCTACAGGTTTTGTATTTCAATCCTTTAATCTATTCCCGCATAAAACAGCGCTAGAAAACGTGATGGAAGGACCTATGATAATACAAGGGAAGAGCAATACTGAGTCCCGTGAATTAGCTTTAGAACTTCTAACCAAAGTCGGTCTTGGAGATAGGACGAATCACTACCCCTCCCAATTATCGGGCGGCCAGCAACAACGGGTGGCAATAGCCAGGTCTCTATCAATGAACCCCACAGTCATGCTGTATGATGAACCAACGTCCGCACTTGATCCCGAACTCGTCCGCGAAGTGCTTATGGTTATCAAAGACCTGGCAGAGGAAGGAATGACGATGGTCATCGTAACGCATGAAATGAACTTTGCGAAAGAAGTGGCCGATCGTGTGGTCTTTATGGATGGGGGCTTAATTGTAGAGCAGGGAACTTCCGAAGAAATATTTAATCGGCCCAAAGAAGAACGGACGAAACGCTTTCTTACAAAAGTGGGATAA
- the uvsE gene encoding UV DNA damage repair endonuclease UvsE translates to MTIVRMGYVAMSMELKNASPSKTMTFAQFQKTEDREAAIRKLERIALENLENTHRLLKNNLFNEIHFYRFSSKLIPLATHEETSDWDYMRPLKGKLAEIGSFVKEHDMRVDFHPDHFVVLNSPNKDVLINSVKNLKMHYLIVKGMKLDPTHRCVLHIGGNYKDTEKSLERFVENWSDVPLSIQQMIMLENDDTSFTLDDTLYLCEKLGIPLVFDYHHHLAFHRDENWEDKWGRVVDTWKASPLPIKMHISSPKSEDKFRHHADYVDVDMFFRFLHEIKGSVPQIDCMIEAKQKDKALFTLIEQIKARDDVEMIDGSSFYLQ, encoded by the coding sequence ATGACGATTGTGCGAATGGGGTATGTGGCGATGAGCATGGAACTGAAAAATGCGTCCCCATCTAAAACGATGACGTTTGCGCAGTTCCAAAAAACCGAGGACCGCGAAGCTGCAATCCGCAAATTGGAACGAATTGCATTGGAGAACTTGGAGAATACACATAGGCTGCTGAAAAATAATCTCTTTAATGAAATCCATTTTTACCGCTTCAGCTCCAAACTAATCCCTTTGGCCACCCATGAAGAAACGTCCGATTGGGATTATATGCGGCCGTTGAAAGGGAAGTTAGCGGAAATCGGGAGCTTTGTAAAAGAGCATGATATGCGCGTCGATTTTCATCCTGACCATTTTGTCGTCTTGAATTCCCCGAATAAAGATGTGTTGATCAATTCGGTAAAAAACTTAAAGATGCATTATTTGATTGTAAAAGGAATGAAACTAGATCCGACCCATCGCTGTGTCCTTCATATCGGCGGCAACTACAAAGACACTGAGAAATCGCTTGAGCGCTTTGTCGAGAACTGGAGTGATGTTCCTTTATCCATTCAACAGATGATTATGCTGGAAAACGATGATACGTCATTCACGCTTGATGACACGCTTTATCTATGTGAGAAGTTGGGCATCCCGCTAGTGTTTGATTATCATCACCATCTCGCTTTCCATCGTGATGAAAATTGGGAAGATAAATGGGGTCGTGTAGTGGACACATGGAAGGCATCCCCTCTGCCAATTAAAATGCACATTTCCAGTCCGAAAAGCGAGGACAAATTCCGTCACCATGCGGATTACGTGGATGTAGACATGTTTTTCAGGTTTTTACATGAAATCAAAGGCTCCGTTCCGCAAATCGATTGCATGATTGAGGCGAAACAAAAGGACAAAGCCCTTTTTACGTTGATTGAGCAAATTAAAGCGAGAGACGACGTTGAAATGATTGATGGCTCGTCGTTTTATTTACAGTAA
- a CDS encoding alpha/beta fold hydrolase translates to METNILDRNYVHVSGSGDQTIMFAHGFGCDQTVWNNIMPAFEPDYRVVLIDYVGSGRSDKSAYSRDRYDSLYGYAQDVIDVYDALELESIIYVGHSVAGMIGTLVSIKRPDLIEKLIMIGSSPHYLNEPDYYGGFEEEDIHELLDMMETNYLEWAKYLAPIATQNDELAEDFEARLKANDPAIARQFAEVTFYSDHREDLPKISARTLILQTSTDAIAPPEVGQFLHEQIPGSELVMMKTARGHNPHISHPEETVQEIRRFIDGTGV, encoded by the coding sequence ATGGAGACGAATATCCTTGACAGAAATTATGTACATGTAAGCGGATCTGGTGATCAGACAATCATGTTTGCGCACGGCTTTGGCTGCGATCAGACAGTATGGAATAATATCATGCCGGCTTTTGAACCGGATTACCGGGTTGTGCTGATTGATTATGTCGGGTCAGGAAGAAGCGATAAATCTGCGTATTCCCGTGATCGATACGACTCTTTATATGGCTACGCCCAAGACGTTATAGACGTGTATGACGCATTGGAGCTGGAAAGCATTATCTATGTCGGCCATTCAGTCGCCGGGATGATTGGTACTTTAGTGTCGATAAAACGTCCTGATTTGATTGAAAAACTGATCATGATCGGATCTTCCCCGCATTATCTGAACGAGCCTGATTACTATGGTGGGTTCGAGGAAGAGGACATCCATGAATTATTGGATATGATGGAAACGAATTATTTGGAGTGGGCCAAGTATTTGGCTCCGATTGCGACGCAAAACGATGAGCTTGCCGAAGATTTTGAAGCTCGTTTGAAAGCAAATGACCCGGCCATCGCCCGCCAATTTGCCGAGGTGACGTTCTATTCCGACCATCGTGAAGACTTGCCGAAAATTTCGGCCCGCACACTTATTTTACAAACAAGTACGGATGCCATCGCCCCTCCAGAAGTCGGCCAGTTTCTTCATGAACAGATTCCGGGCAGTGAGTTAGTAATGATGAAAACAGCGAGAGGGCATAATCCGCATATTAGCCACCCAGAGGAAACCGTTCAAGAAATCCGGCGTTTCATCGACGGGACAGGAGTGTAA
- a CDS encoding SET domain-containing protein: MSNIIEVKTSAISDGEFNRGVFATCDITKGTMVHEAPVIAYPNDQHPHIEKTLLSDYAFEYGINHTAILLGYGMLFNHSYEPNATYEISFEKHTFDFYAHKDIKAGEEILINYNGDVDDKELLWFDQQ; the protein is encoded by the coding sequence GTGAGCAACATTATTGAAGTGAAAACATCTGCCATTAGTGATGGAGAATTCAATAGAGGAGTATTCGCAACGTGTGATATTACTAAAGGGACGATGGTGCACGAAGCGCCCGTCATTGCATATCCAAACGACCAACACCCGCACATCGAGAAAACGTTACTCTCTGATTACGCTTTTGAGTACGGCATCAATCATACCGCAATCCTACTTGGGTACGGAATGTTATTCAATCATTCCTATGAGCCGAATGCAACGTATGAGATCAGTTTCGAAAAGCATACGTTTGATTTCTATGCGCATAAAGATATAAAAGCAGGCGAAGAAATTCTCATTAATTATAACGGTGACGTGGATGATAAAGAGCTGCTGTGGTTTGATCAGCAGTAA
- a CDS encoding DNA alkylation repair protein translates to MKKQWSHKGIVEKFEMCRNVENAGPMKAYMKHHFPFLGIKSPLRKELLREQFREYALPAVEEVFDEAWTLYELPEREYQYAAIALLDKMKKHFTTDDYPKLLKFIEAKSWWDSVDAIAPNLVGHIVKLDRAYGKQVMLDWSQSDNMWTNRSAILHQLKFKGETDTELLFEIILQHVESNEFFIQKAIGWVLREYAKTDPAIVKQFVEEHTLKPLSRREALKHIGGMGY, encoded by the coding sequence TTGAAAAAGCAATGGAGTCATAAGGGGATTGTCGAGAAGTTCGAAATGTGCCGGAATGTTGAAAATGCCGGACCTATGAAAGCGTACATGAAACACCATTTTCCGTTTCTAGGGATTAAGAGTCCGCTGCGGAAGGAATTGCTGCGCGAACAATTTCGTGAATACGCGTTGCCTGCAGTTGAGGAAGTTTTTGACGAGGCATGGACATTATATGAATTGCCCGAGCGGGAATATCAGTATGCTGCAATTGCTTTGCTCGATAAAATGAAGAAACATTTCACGACTGACGATTATCCGAAGCTACTGAAATTCATTGAAGCGAAATCGTGGTGGGATAGTGTCGATGCAATCGCACCGAACCTTGTCGGGCATATCGTCAAGTTGGACCGTGCGTACGGGAAACAAGTGATGCTGGACTGGTCGCAATCGGACAATATGTGGACAAACCGCTCCGCTATTTTGCATCAATTAAAGTTCAAGGGAGAAACGGATACCGAGCTGTTATTCGAAATCATCTTACAGCACGTGGAATCAAATGAGTTTTTCATTCAAAAAGCAATCGGTTGGGTATTGAGGGAGTACGCGAAAACGGACCCGGCCATCGTGAAGCAGTTTGTCGAAGAACATACGCTGAAGCCGTTAAGCAGGCGAGAGGCTTTGAAGCATATAGGCGGTATGGGTTATTAG
- a CDS encoding GNAT family N-acetyltransferase, translating into MQLERPSLKWEKEHIAYMKEWDGNRLSPSSFRLKEDVPYEAYLEELAEKEAGQGERVPNTNYFLVDDNERIIGMVNIRHYLNDYLRKVDGHIGASIRPSERRKGYATYLLSEALNITDQLGIRSVLVTCNEDNIGSAAVIVNNGGVEDESFVEPHGNVVRRFWIER; encoded by the coding sequence ATGCAACTTGAGAGACCATCCTTGAAATGGGAAAAGGAACATATTGCGTATATGAAGGAGTGGGATGGAAATCGCCTGTCTCCGAGCAGCTTTCGTTTGAAAGAGGACGTACCTTACGAAGCGTATTTGGAGGAACTCGCAGAAAAGGAAGCAGGGCAGGGCGAACGGGTGCCGAACACGAATTACTTTCTGGTCGATGATAACGAACGGATCATCGGAATGGTAAATATACGTCACTATTTAAATGACTATTTGCGCAAAGTCGATGGCCATATCGGCGCAAGCATTCGCCCGTCAGAGAGGCGTAAAGGGTATGCGACGTATTTGCTTTCCGAAGCATTAAACATAACCGATCAGTTAGGCATTCGCTCTGTGTTAGTCACATGCAATGAAGACAATATCGGTTCGGCCGCTGTCATTGTAAACAATGGCGGCGTGGAGGATGAGAGTTTCGTTGAACCGCATGGCAACGTCGTTCGGAGGTTTTGGATTGAAAGGTAG